The Brassica oleracea var. oleracea cultivar TO1000 chromosome C6, BOL, whole genome shotgun sequence genome includes a region encoding these proteins:
- the LOC106296471 gene encoding trihelix transcription factor ASIL1-like, with protein sequence MEEEDETRSPKSPGDSLSPAPSSPPPILPTSDVTVASATKPPQSPSRNALALVVHTPSVVGGSRNGRSGGGRDDCWSEEATKVLIEAWGERFSEPGKGTLKQQQWKEVAEVVNESRQCKYLKTDVQCKNRIDTVKKKYKQEKAKVASGDGPSKWVFFKKLEALIGAGGGKAPMGRRQGNKGTVLKRGSDSMKWHFRKRSASETESESDPEPEASPPDSAESLPPPPPSQLVSKRLKMDELGGSGVGDVAKAILGFTEAYEKAETAKLKLMLELEKERMKFVKEMELQRMQFLKTQMEITQNHREEERSKPRINDDDDDRNVKNNGDVSS encoded by the coding sequence ATGGAGGAAGAAGACGAGACTCGGTCGCCAAAATCTCCTGGAGATTCCTTGTCACCAGCACCTTCCTCTCCTCCTCCGATTTTACCTACCAGCGACGTCACGGTGGCCTCTGCGACGAAACCGCCTCAATCTCCCTCGAGAAACGCGTTAGCTTTAGTGGTTCACACTCCTTCCGTTGTCGGAGGTAGCAGAAACGGACGAAGCGGAGGAGGGAGAGACGATTGTTGGAGCGAAGAAGCGACGAAGGTTCTAATCGAGGCGTGGGGGGAACGATTCTCGGAGCCAGGGAAGGGGACGTTGAAGCAGCAACAGTGGAAGGAAGTAGCTGAGGTGGTGAACGAGAGCCGTCAATGCAAGTATCTCAAGACCGATGTTCAGTGTAAGAACAGGATCGATACGGTGAAGAAGAAGTATAAGCAAGAGAAGGCCAAGGTCGCTTCTGGTGATGGGCCTAGCAAATGGGTTTTCTTCAAAAAGCTCGAGGCTTTGATCGGTGCTGGTGGCGGCAAGGCTCCAATGGGACGACGTCAGGGTAATAAAGGAACGGTTTTGAAGAGAGGCTCTGATTCAATGAAGTGGCATTTTAGGAAACGGAGTGCTTCCGAGACTGAGTCTGAGTCTGATCCTGAGCCTGAGGCTTCTCCTCCTGACTCAGCTGAGAGTCTCCCACCACCACCACCGTCGCAACTGGTGTCGAAGCGGTTGAAGATGGATGAGTTAGGAGGGAGTGGAGTTGGAGATGTGGCGAAGGCGATTCTTGGATTCACCGAGGCGTACGAGAAGGCGGAGACTGCTAAGCTGAAGCTGATGTTGGAGTTGGAGAAGGAGAGGATGAAGTTCGTTAAAGAGATGGAGTTGCAGAGAATGCAGTTCTTGAAAACTCAGATGGAGATAACTCAGAACCATCGAGAGGAGGAGAGGAGCAAGCCAAGGATCAATGATGATGATGATGATCGTAATGTCAAGAATAATGGCGATGTAAGTAGCTGA
- the LOC106299355 gene encoding uncharacterized protein LOC106299355: MGFLHKLWDDTVAGPAPESGLGKLRKLHSLSTVRSPLSSITKANNNVCGLRKLKMDPGLLPDSPTVSSINPGTPLTPGTPCDNFGPFSAEKVPSAGETDAASLTSYEWIVINACALDR, translated from the exons ATGGGGTTCCTACACAAGCTGTGGGATGATACGGTGGCCGGACCGGCGCCGGAAAGTGGTCTTGGAAAATTGAGAAAGCTTCATTCTTTATCCACCGTCCGATCTCCTCTATCCAGCATTACCAAGGCGAATAACAATGTCTGTGGACTCAGGAAATTGAAGATGGATCCCGGTCTTCTTCCGGATTCTCCGACCGTGTCAAGCATCAACCCGGGGACGCCTTTGACCC CGGGAACACCATGTGATAACTTTGGACCATTCAGCGCCGAGAAAGTCCCTTCGGCCGGTGAAACCGATGCCGCAAGTCTCACTTCTTATGAATG GATTGTGATCAACGCATGCGCATTGGACCGTTGA